TTTGGAAAAACTTTTTAAGTCACTCTCTGTACCCAACATGTGCCATTTGTTTTTAACAGCTGCCAACAATGGGTATATTGCACAAGCTCCTGTGCCTGAAATtaacataaatgttttgtaatctATGAGTTAATTATTTAGATTACAGCTACTCAAGCTGTGTAACTCATTTCAATTTCTATTGTGTTTGGTATGAGTTGAGTCATTGACAATAATTTGATGGTCTTACCAATGTCTATTCCCTTGATATCGCTATTTCTCTGAATGGCACTCAACAGGTCTTCCAACCAGAGTATATAGTTGAGCCTCAGAGGAAGAGTTGGAACTAATCTTGATTCGGGAATGTCAACATCAAGATTAAAGTCAGACTTTAAAAGGCATTTTGTTAAAACTCTCAGTGCAAGTGGATCTTTGAAATTAATGGTCACCTTGCCAGTAACATCCTGCAACacaaagttaatattattttaaaataatgtgaatgataaaaaagatttaaatggaataatttcCTCAACTATAATGATATTACCGCATTTGAAATAGCAGAAAACTCAGGATATAAAGCTGcaagtttttcaaaatttgGCGGTGTTTTATAGATGTTACGAGGgtgcatgtatttatttaacgcCATGTTCGCTTGTAGAGAACGCCAATTTCGTTATTGGATATTAGATAGAGCCTAGTTTTGgtcttaaactaaaatatttcaacaaataacCTCTTTTCATGGACTCcgcaaatattatttcatagataatacatataatactctTATAATACtggtattatttatagaaacttGACAATATCGAAAATGACATTACGTAGACCAAAGACTAATAGAATATAAAACGTTACGGTTAACGGTTTTGTGTATTTGTCTCTGTTCCACTCTAGCGTTTGTTCGGTttatttcatgatatttttgTCTCTGGATTTTACATCTAATTCCGTCTTTGTCATCGGTCGGCATAGTCGCGCGCGCGTATTAATTAGGGAAAGAAGTTTTTGAAGTTCTAATTGCAGCCAAAGTGTAATATATCCAGCAAGATGGTTGATCAAATTGAAATGGCATTAGACGATATCATAAAAGCAAATAAGACCACCAGAGGAGGTGGTGGAGCTGGAAGAAAATTTGTCAACAGAAGGCCTGGAGGTGGCCGCGGAGGTGGAGGCGCTGGAGGTGCCTTCCGAAATGGCCGTACGGGTGGCGTGTTACGTGGTAGAAATCGTGGCGGTATATCCAAATCAACAAATTACACAAGGGTAAATTATTACTTAGATGGTTACGAAAATTGCAAATGGCGGACAAACGTGGTGAAATGACGCatcatcaaataataaaataaatacatatataattcaTCACGATTATAGTTGCTACGATGATTCAGTTCTCTGTTCGAACATCATAAGTATAGCAGCAGTTTACTCTCCCATATATTACTTTAACTCTTGCTCACAGTGATCACGATGGTCTTAATTTTGCTTCGACAAGCGTTTCAATAATTGTCGGGCGGTTTGTCAAATTTCTTGTGGCGATTCTGCAGTCTGGCAAGGAATATTTTCCGAAACATAACTAGCAAGCTGTTTGGCATCAAGCTTTTGAGATGCAACAAACAAAATCTACTCTTCAACTCTCACTGGGATCCCGCGATTTGACAAGCTAATTATTTGCTGAGGGTAGTGAAGGCATACTGGTGGAATTGAGTCACCGTGTTAAGTTCACCGAGGAGTATGTGGCTCGTAAGCTGCAAGCTGGGCAGACAAGAAAGCATCTTCATGTGGTGTTTACTCACAACGTGACATAGATGCCAGTTCcagtaataatatttgcaaGTGTATACCAGTGTACCAgtgacaaaatataaactttcacaACAATTCTggagctaaataaaaaaaattgtaatgcaTTGTGCagtcaaattagttttttttgtctgtattgtattgtttcatattaaatgtaattctaTAAAGTCATATTCTTGTTACAAAATTGTAGCAGTGTATTAACAATAATTGTATGCCGCATTACACCTGGGTGTAATCATGTTCAATGAGGCATAGAGCAGCCCCACGGCAAGCTCTTTGAAGGACCACCTATTTCAGGGCGATGTTAACAGCACATGGAAACATGACATGTTCAATGATTCTGGTGAAAGGAAGATTCAAAGAAATGCCATGTCGGCTATCACAACTGGTCCTACTAAATTATTAGTGTCGAATCTGGATTTTGGAGTATCAGATTCTGACATACAGGAGCTGTTCTCGGAATTTGGCATTTTGAAGAGTGCCGCTGTACATTATGACCGATCAGGAAGATCTTTAGGTAGGCATAATTGTATATCAACATTACACCAAATGAGTACTATTTATATTGTGTGCCGTACTTTACactgattattaatatttttaggtactGCTGATGTGGTCTTCGAAAGAAGGGCTGATGCTTTAAAGGCAATGAAACAGTATAACGGTGTACCACTGGACGGAAGAGCTATGAATATACAGTTAGCCACATCAGAAATTAGCAGTTTTAGAAGTGACGACAGAATCCGTGTTGGTGGTGGTGGCGGCAATGCTGGTGGAGGACCACCCAGGAGAAACCCAAGCAGAGGtaataataaactataatttagATATACTGCTAAAATTAACCACACAATAAAACCTCTTGTTGTATAATGAAAAAGCTACCTTGCAGGATGTGCAATAATTTCCTCAAATAACAATCTCAGTCAACTACAGCATTTGaggtgtaatattttatttgataatttttgcTTGCTTagcagatatattttttatttaataggagGTGGAGCAAACAGGAACCAGGGTGGAGGTGGCGGTGGATCGCGTGGCGGCAACAGCCGTCGTGGGCGCGGCGGGGCTGGTGCTGGGCGAGGCAAGCGCCCTGTACCCACCGCTGAGCAGTTAGATGCAGAGTTGGATGCCTATGTCAAAGAAATCAAGTGAAAGTTTGCTAATAAGTGTAGTGCAACAGACACTATTTTAAGTAAGGTTAGATTAATACAGAAAGACACTTCAAGatgataaagataattttaatttcaaaccaaGAAAATTGGTTTAACAATGATGTTTACAACAGAATAAAATTGTGGTTTTTGACTCATGTTAAATGTATGATTTGAATAAACATAAGAATTTGGTACATATTGACAAATTGTTAGTTTAGCTTATCTATTCCTTTTCAATACTCCTCAGATACACATGTAAGAGTGGCATACACCATGTCAAATCTTCtgcatgttaattaaaatacttagcAATTACTACATAGTTCATTTAAACAGTGctgttattatattgttttctcgatatttatttataggcatGTTTGTAACCATCAATCATGTGGTAGTCGCaaaatttttttcttaaatctaaatatagtaataaataatttcagttatttttcCGGAAACTACTTGAACTAAAGTCACAATAAATTGTTAGAATGTGATTATACCGACGGAGAAGACGACGACGACTTACGCGCATTTTATTGACGCTAGACTAATTATAGACAAGCAGTATTCAACAATAAGTTGATGCAAAACTAATtgttatatttagtaataatgACTAAACCTTTAATTTTCAAGGCTCAAAAGGAGTGAATTATGACGTCGTCGGAATCATGCGTTGACCTAAATGCGTCCAGGAGCATCGTCCCGTTCCTAAATTACTATGATTTCATCACCATAGTTACCATacgcaattaattaaaaatatacagcgGATTTCTTTGTTATAGTTCGTATAGgtcactaaacaaaaaaaaaaacactcaatattatttaaataatttgttttcaaatacaCAAATAAGCTTCTGGCACTATACAGGATTACGGTGATacactataaaaaatgtatcaaaattttCGCGAGTTACTGTTAATCGCGTAATTTCAATGTTTCccattcaaaaacaaattgtagTATGTATTGGTATGTGTACAATAATGTCATATCGTGCTACTACCAATACGTTACCTCTAAGTTATACAACACTGAAATGTAACTAGCTGATTGTGTAGCGAGAAAtgtatgtttacttaaaaatatttgcctttattgtgtataaattaaatccaactgtttaaattaaatttgttaaaggCGTTCATAAAAATTAGTTCTAAACACTTTTAATATGTACCTACGTGTCTACAAAATTGATTTTCGGATTTTAGTTGAATTAGCTATAACTTGCCAATTCAACGAAAATCCGAAAATTACTGTTTCAGCGGAAAGTCGAAAACTAATGCGAGGAATTAGTGAGGGGATTCACTAAAGAATATGGATGCGCGGGTCCCATATTACATTATACAGTTTTGGTCATATCAATTGATTAATTTGATCATTCCAGCAGTAAAAAACGTCTCCTGACCACGGTGTCAGAGCTGTTCTTatggtaggtatataaaaattcACCGGTTCTATTACGCATGTATCGGTACAGGCTACGGACCTAGCAATTCGTTTTGGTCTGTATCCAAAGAGCCGGTTGATCACTATCTCTGCAACTGGTGCGCTTTGCCTGCTATCCGTATAATGCGAAGTGCACAGTCCCACTGATAAGTTTATTAGAACTACC
The window above is part of the Trichoplusia ni isolate ovarian cell line Hi5 chromosome 11, tn1, whole genome shotgun sequence genome. Proteins encoded here:
- the LOC113499040 gene encoding THO complex subunit 4 isoform X2 produces the protein MVDQIEMALDDIIKANKTTRGGGGAGRKFVNRRPGGGRGGGGAGGAFRNGRTGGVLRGRNRGGISKSTNYTRGDVNSTWKHDMFNDSGERKIQRNAMSAITTGPTKLLVSNLDFGVSDSDIQELFSEFGILKSAAVHYDRSGRSLGTADVVFERRADALKAMKQYNGVPLDGRAMNIQLATSEISSFRSDDRIRVGGGGGNAGGGPPRRNPSRGGGANRNQGGGGGGSRGGNSRRGRGGAGAGRGKRPVPTAEQLDAELDAYVKEIK
- the LOC113499040 gene encoding THO complex subunit 4 isoform X1, encoding MVDQIEMALDDIIKANKTTRGGGGAGRKFVNRRPGGGRGGGGAGGAFRNGRTGGVLRGRNRGGISKSTNYTRDHLFQGDVNSTWKHDMFNDSGERKIQRNAMSAITTGPTKLLVSNLDFGVSDSDIQELFSEFGILKSAAVHYDRSGRSLGTADVVFERRADALKAMKQYNGVPLDGRAMNIQLATSEISSFRSDDRIRVGGGGGNAGGGPPRRNPSRGGGANRNQGGGGGGSRGGNSRRGRGGAGAGRGKRPVPTAEQLDAELDAYVKEIK